Proteins from a genomic interval of Mesobacillus sp. S13:
- a CDS encoding carbohydrate ABC transporter permease, translating into MKEKSYQTNHRRIATALSIIPGLGQLYNKQYLKGIAFLVLTGAFFGVFSDLLNMGLWGLFTLGEQTPRDHSIFLMVEGILALIVLIFGIGFYLFNLNDAYKTGLKRDMGERLSTVKEQYNNLIDNGFPYLIMSPGFLLLIFVVVFPILFVVLLAFTNYDLYHSPPAKLVDWVGLKNFFDLFQLESWRQTFFSVLSWTIIWTFVATTFQVALGMFLAILVNQKDVKGKAIIRTVFILPWAVPAFVSILVFAGMFNESFGAINRDILGFFGIDPIPWMTEAMYTKIALIMIQTWLGFPFIFAMVTGVLQSIPEELYEAATVDGATNFQKFKNITLPLVLFATAPILITQYTFNFNNFNIIYLFNGGGPAVPGANAGGTDILISWIYSLTMTSAQYSKAAAITMLLSLIVIGVALWQFKRTKSFQEEDMM; encoded by the coding sequence ATGAAAGAGAAGTCCTATCAAACCAACCACCGTAGAATAGCAACTGCCCTTTCGATTATTCCAGGGCTAGGCCAGCTATACAACAAACAATATTTAAAAGGAATCGCATTTTTAGTTTTAACTGGTGCATTCTTCGGAGTGTTCTCAGACCTGCTCAATATGGGTCTATGGGGACTGTTTACACTGGGAGAGCAAACGCCTCGTGACCATTCCATCTTCTTGATGGTTGAAGGGATCTTGGCACTCATTGTCCTGATCTTTGGAATCGGTTTCTATCTGTTCAACTTAAATGATGCATATAAGACCGGCTTGAAAAGAGACATGGGAGAGCGTCTAAGCACGGTAAAAGAGCAATACAATAACCTGATCGATAATGGATTCCCATACCTGATCATGTCACCTGGATTCCTGCTATTGATTTTTGTTGTTGTATTCCCGATTCTATTCGTCGTTTTACTAGCATTCACTAACTATGATCTGTACCATTCACCACCTGCAAAATTGGTTGACTGGGTCGGACTTAAAAACTTCTTTGATTTGTTCCAATTAGAATCTTGGCGTCAGACATTCTTCTCCGTACTTTCATGGACAATCATCTGGACATTTGTCGCAACAACTTTCCAGGTTGCATTGGGCATGTTCCTTGCGATTCTCGTAAATCAGAAGGATGTTAAAGGAAAGGCTATCATCCGTACAGTATTCATTCTTCCTTGGGCTGTACCAGCATTCGTATCCATCCTTGTATTTGCTGGTATGTTCAATGAATCATTTGGTGCCATCAACCGTGACATCCTTGGATTCTTTGGAATCGATCCAATTCCATGGATGACAGAAGCGATGTATACGAAAATCGCACTGATCATGATTCAAACATGGCTTGGATTCCCGTTCATTTTCGCAATGGTCACTGGTGTCCTTCAATCCATTCCTGAAGAATTATATGAAGCAGCAACTGTGGACGGTGCGACAAACTTCCAGAAGTTCAAGAACATCACATTGCCGCTTGTGCTTTTCGCAACAGCGCCAATCTTGATTACACAATACACGTTCAACTTCAATAACTTCAATATTATTTATCTCTTTAATGGCGGAGGACCTGCTGTGCCAGGCGCAAATGCCGGCGGCACAGATATCCTGATTTCGTGGATTTACAGCCTCACGATGACATCTGCACAATATTCTAAAGCTGCTGCTATCACTATGCTCCTTTCATTGATTGTTATTGGAGTAGCTTTATGGCAGTTCAAGAGAACGAAATCATTCCAAGAAGAGGATATGATGTAA
- a CDS encoding sugar ABC transporter permease, producing the protein MSIKRQKYLRLTLTYLVILAMFAIIIYPLLWIVGSSFNPGQSLSGSSIIPKNATLDHYKELFDTNQSAYLYWYWNSLKVSVLTMVFTVILVSLTAYSFSRYRFIGRKNSLMTFLILQMIPNFAALIAIFILALLTGLLDTHLGLILVYVGGAIPMNTWLMKGYLDTIPKELDESAKMDGAGHLRIFFQIVMPLATPIIAVVALFAFIAPFGDFILARILLRTEEKYTLAVGLYDMVAKQFGAEFTTFAAGAVLIAVPIAILFLSFQKYFVSGLTAGGTKG; encoded by the coding sequence ATGAGTATCAAACGACAGAAATATCTCAGACTGACACTAACGTACCTTGTGATTTTGGCTATGTTTGCTATTATTATTTACCCACTACTCTGGATTGTCGGTTCTTCCTTCAATCCAGGGCAAAGCTTGTCCGGTTCAAGCATCATCCCGAAAAATGCTACGCTTGACCACTATAAGGAACTGTTCGATACGAACCAGAGCGCGTACTTGTACTGGTACTGGAATTCATTGAAGGTAAGTGTCCTGACCATGGTGTTTACAGTCATCCTTGTCAGCCTTACAGCTTATTCATTTTCACGCTACCGTTTTATTGGCCGTAAGAACAGCTTGATGACATTCCTGATCCTGCAGATGATTCCAAACTTTGCAGCGCTGATCGCGATTTTCATCCTTGCGCTGTTGACTGGCCTTCTTGACACTCACTTAGGCTTGATCCTTGTATACGTTGGGGGCGCAATCCCGATGAATACATGGCTGATGAAAGGATATCTTGATACCATTCCGAAAGAACTTGATGAATCAGCCAAAATGGACGGTGCCGGCCACCTGAGGATCTTCTTCCAGATTGTCATGCCGCTTGCGACACCGATCATCGCAGTCGTAGCATTGTTCGCATTCATCGCTCCATTCGGTGACTTCATCCTGGCAAGAATCCTTTTAAGAACCGAAGAAAAATACACTCTTGCTGTTGGACTATATGATATGGTTGCCAAACAGTTCGGTGCAGAATTCACCACTTTCGCTGCAGGTGCAGTATTGATCGCGGTACCGATTGCTATCCTCTTCCTGTCATTCCAAAAATACTTTGTTTCTGGTTTGACGGCAGGAGGAACAAAAGGATAA
- a CDS encoding alpha-amylase family glycosyl hydrolase, protein MKKMIIFILIPFLLFSALPVGAVENEGRKWQDETIYFLMVDRFNNGDNSNDFEVDANDPKAYHGGDFQGVIDQLDYIKDMGFTAIWLTPVFDNVDMGYHGYWIKDFYKTEEHFGSVDKFKELVKEAHDRDIKVILDFVVNHVAPEHEWVNDPAKKDWFHEKQDILDWNDQEQLENNWLYGLPDLAQENPETRQYLMDAAKWWIEETNIDGYRLDTVRHVPVEFWEDFSKEVKSVKDDFYLIGEVWSEDPNYIAEYDKAGIDGFVDFPLNEQLRTAFEKPDQTLDWLLTTAKRNKSIYENPELMGNFIDNHDMVRFTRKAVQNRQHPGTRWKMALTYMYTAPGIPIVYYGSEIALDGGEDPDNRRQMSFRADKELIDYITKIGELRNELPSLRRGDLEVLYEKKGMAVFKRTYENETSVIAINNTSSTQHVTLTADQLKDDQELRGLLANDLVRSKDGEYNLALEREKAEIYVLAEKTGLNIPYLVALGAVYAAFFGFIFLLFKRRKRSKE, encoded by the coding sequence ATGAAAAAAATGATCATCTTCATCTTGATTCCGTTTCTTCTTTTCAGCGCTCTCCCGGTAGGTGCCGTTGAAAATGAAGGACGCAAATGGCAGGATGAAACAATTTATTTCTTAATGGTTGACCGTTTTAACAACGGTGACAATAGCAATGATTTTGAGGTTGATGCGAATGATCCTAAGGCTTACCATGGAGGCGATTTCCAGGGTGTCATCGACCAGCTTGATTATATTAAGGACATGGGATTCACCGCAATCTGGCTGACGCCAGTGTTCGATAATGTCGATATGGGGTACCATGGTTATTGGATTAAAGATTTCTATAAGACAGAAGAGCATTTTGGAAGCGTTGACAAGTTCAAAGAGCTGGTAAAAGAGGCTCATGATCGTGACATTAAGGTCATTCTTGATTTCGTCGTCAACCATGTCGCTCCAGAACACGAATGGGTAAATGATCCGGCCAAGAAAGACTGGTTCCATGAAAAACAGGATATTCTTGACTGGAATGACCAGGAACAGCTGGAGAATAACTGGCTTTACGGACTTCCCGATTTAGCTCAGGAAAATCCGGAGACGAGACAATATCTAATGGATGCCGCTAAGTGGTGGATTGAAGAAACTAATATCGATGGTTATAGGCTGGATACTGTCCGCCATGTACCTGTTGAATTCTGGGAAGATTTTTCAAAAGAAGTGAAAAGTGTCAAAGATGATTTTTACCTGATTGGTGAGGTGTGGTCTGAAGATCCGAATTATATCGCTGAATATGATAAGGCTGGAATCGATGGCTTTGTCGATTTTCCATTGAATGAGCAGCTTCGTACAGCGTTTGAAAAACCGGATCAGACTTTGGACTGGCTCTTAACAACAGCGAAAAGAAATAAATCGATATACGAAAACCCGGAATTGATGGGGAATTTTATCGACAACCATGATATGGTCAGGTTCACAAGGAAAGCAGTCCAGAACAGGCAGCATCCAGGAACAAGATGGAAGATGGCACTCACATATATGTATACTGCTCCTGGAATCCCAATTGTTTATTACGGAAGTGAGATTGCCCTCGATGGCGGGGAAGATCCGGACAACCGAAGACAAATGAGTTTCAGGGCGGATAAAGAATTAATTGATTACATCACGAAGATTGGTGAACTTCGCAATGAGCTTCCTTCTTTAAGAAGAGGTGATTTGGAAGTTCTATATGAAAAGAAAGGCATGGCTGTTTTCAAGAGAACCTATGAAAATGAAACATCTGTCATTGCCATCAATAACACTTCCAGCACTCAGCACGTCACATTGACAGCGGACCAGCTGAAAGATGATCAAGAGCTGAGAGGCTTGCTTGCAAATGATCTTGTCAGAAGCAAGGATGGGGAGTATAACCTTGCTTTAGAACGGGAAAAAGCAGAAATTTATGTACTAGCGGAAAAAACAGGATTGAACATCCCTTACTTAGTGGCATTGGGCGCTGTATATGCTGCTTTCTTCGGCTTCATTTTCCTTCTTTTTAAAAGGAGAAAGAGGAGTAAAGAATAA
- a CDS encoding LacI family DNA-binding transcriptional regulator — protein MAVTIKDVAKVANVAPSTVSRVIANSPRISEKTKERVREVMDQLGYHPNFIARSLASQSTRAIGLVMPSSTDVVFQNPFFPTVLTGLSEGAHSKQYALHMTTGKTEDEIFDGVVAMVQGGRVDGAILLYSKVEDRVIAYLKERNFPFVVIGKPFKDDENTNYVDNDNFKAGKEVTEHLIQLGHDRIGFIGGNLDLVVTVERLLGYEKALRNSGIHLEDKYIVNDEFLRESGQDAVEVLLSLEHPPTAIVVTDDLMALGVLNKLDEMGIAVPQDVSIVSFNNVLIAEMARPPLTSVDINIFELGYQAAKSLIQIIENPNEPTKRIIVPFNIVTRYSCGHPKDYKEVLV, from the coding sequence ATGGCTGTCACAATAAAAGATGTTGCGAAGGTAGCAAATGTCGCGCCTTCAACTGTCTCACGTGTTATCGCCAATAGTCCGAGAATCAGCGAAAAAACGAAAGAAAGAGTCAGGGAGGTTATGGACCAGCTTGGGTATCACCCAAACTTCATCGCCAGAAGCCTAGCCAGCCAATCAACTCGGGCAATTGGCCTGGTCATGCCGAGTTCTACTGATGTAGTATTCCAAAACCCATTCTTCCCAACGGTCTTGACAGGATTGAGCGAAGGCGCGCATTCAAAGCAGTACGCCCTTCATATGACTACTGGGAAGACAGAGGATGAAATATTTGATGGAGTAGTCGCGATGGTACAGGGCGGCAGAGTAGATGGTGCAATCCTTCTCTATTCGAAGGTGGAAGACAGGGTCATTGCCTATCTGAAGGAAAGAAATTTTCCTTTTGTCGTCATCGGCAAGCCTTTTAAAGATGATGAAAATACGAATTATGTTGATAATGATAACTTCAAAGCCGGCAAAGAAGTAACCGAGCATTTGATTCAGCTTGGCCATGATCGGATTGGTTTCATCGGAGGAAATCTGGATTTGGTTGTTACGGTGGAGCGCTTGCTTGGCTATGAAAAAGCTTTGAGGAACTCCGGGATCCATCTGGAAGACAAATACATTGTCAATGATGAATTTCTCCGTGAAAGCGGCCAGGATGCTGTTGAAGTTTTGCTTTCGCTAGAACACCCACCTACCGCCATAGTAGTTACCGATGACTTGATGGCACTCGGTGTGCTGAATAAGCTGGATGAAATGGGAATCGCGGTACCTCAGGACGTCTCCATCGTCAGCTTTAACAATGTGCTGATCGCCGAGATGGCAAGACCGCCTTTAACTTCAGTCGATATTAACATTTTCGAGCTGGGGTATCAGGCTGCTAAAAGTTTGATTCAAATCATCGAAAACCCTAATGAGCCTACCAAACGGATAATTGTCCCTTTCAATATAGTGACACGTTATTCCTGCGGTCACCCGAAGGATTATAAGGAAGTACTTGTGTAA
- a CDS encoding SDR family oxidoreductase: protein MSNENKKQGFPPQHQNHQPGTEPEMNPEPKSVDENYKGSGKLSGKVALITGGDSGIGKSVAIYFAKEGADVAIVYLEESKDAQTTKELIEAEGRKCLLLAGDIGNEHFCEEVTKKTLEEFDKIDVLVNNAAEQHPQKSLLDISADQLEKTFRTNVFSIFHLTKAVLPHLKKGSTIINTSSITAYKGNEKLLDYSSTKGAIVSFTRSLAMSLASQGIRVNSVAPGPIWTPLIPSTFTAEEVAKFGTNAPMGHAGQPYELAPAYVYLASDDSTYVSGQTIHVNGGTIVNG from the coding sequence ATGTCTAATGAAAATAAGAAACAGGGATTCCCGCCGCAGCACCAGAATCATCAGCCTGGAACTGAACCGGAAATGAATCCTGAGCCAAAATCGGTTGATGAAAACTATAAGGGATCTGGTAAACTTTCTGGCAAGGTTGCTTTGATTACAGGAGGCGATAGCGGAATCGGTAAATCGGTTGCAATCTACTTTGCAAAAGAAGGCGCAGATGTAGCAATTGTCTATCTTGAGGAAAGCAAGGATGCGCAAACGACTAAAGAACTCATTGAAGCTGAAGGCCGTAAATGCCTGCTGCTTGCGGGTGATATCGGAAATGAGCATTTCTGTGAGGAAGTGACTAAGAAAACACTTGAAGAGTTCGATAAAATTGATGTCCTTGTCAATAACGCTGCAGAGCAGCATCCGCAAAAGAGTCTGCTGGATATTTCTGCGGATCAGCTGGAAAAGACGTTCCGCACAAATGTATTCTCGATCTTCCATCTGACAAAAGCGGTCTTGCCGCATCTTAAAAAAGGCAGCACGATCATCAATACCTCTTCCATTACAGCCTATAAGGGCAATGAGAAGCTGCTTGACTATTCTTCGACTAAAGGGGCTATCGTATCGTTTACGCGTTCTCTTGCCATGTCCCTGGCGTCACAGGGTATCCGAGTCAACAGCGTGGCTCCTGGCCCAATCTGGACTCCACTCATTCCATCGACTTTCACAGCCGAGGAAGTAGCTAAGTTCGGCACAAACGCTCCAATGGGACATGCAGGCCAGCCGTATGAATTGGCACCTGCCTATGTGTATTTAGCCAGCGACGACTCCACTTATGTTAGCGGACAGACAATCCACGTCAATGGCGGCACAATCGTGAATGGCTAA
- a CDS encoding CoA-disulfide reductase, with product MGKKIVIVGGVAGGATTATKLRRLDEQAEIVLFERGEFISFANCGLPYHISGVIEDRKKLLLQTVEGMNARYNLDIRNFSEVTAINREERTVSIKHVQTGEVYTESYDVLVLSPGAKPIVPPIEGLKSANVFTLRNIPDMDKIKAYLEDNKPNNAVVIGGGFIGLEMAENLVHAGVKVTLVEKLPQVMGPVDPEMAAIVEDELRKNGVELILGDGITDVQENGTKVVLESGKVLDSELIILSIGVRPENKLAADSGLELGERGGIKVNEYLQTSDESIYAMGDAIEVTDYINGQPTMIPLAWPANRQAHIVGHHINGRKIAYPGTLGTSIVKVFEMTAATTGNSEKLLRRLGIPYEVVHIHPLSHAGYYPGAEQISLKVIFDRETGKIFGAQAVGKDGVDKRIDVIATAIKGGLSVYDLQELELAYAPPFSSAKDPVNMAGYVASNIVDGTIETVQHYEVDDLVKDGAFLIDVRTEKEHAQGKIEGSKNIPLDDLRKRLDELPKDETILITCQVGLRGYLASRILQQNGFKVKNLTGGYKTYSIFKNKLQ from the coding sequence ATGGGTAAAAAAATCGTAATTGTGGGCGGCGTAGCAGGTGGAGCAACTACAGCAACTAAACTAAGAAGACTCGATGAGCAAGCTGAGATTGTTCTATTTGAAAGAGGAGAGTTCATTTCTTTTGCAAACTGCGGACTGCCTTATCATATCAGTGGTGTTATTGAAGATCGCAAAAAGTTGCTTTTGCAAACTGTTGAAGGCATGAATGCACGCTACAACCTGGATATCCGCAACTTCTCTGAAGTAACGGCAATCAACCGTGAAGAAAGAACGGTTTCAATTAAACACGTACAAACTGGTGAAGTGTATACAGAAAGCTATGATGTACTCGTTCTATCACCAGGGGCGAAACCAATCGTTCCTCCAATCGAAGGCTTAAAGAGCGCAAACGTATTTACGCTTAGAAATATTCCAGATATGGATAAAATCAAAGCATACCTTGAAGACAATAAACCAAACAATGCCGTCGTAATCGGCGGCGGGTTCATCGGTCTGGAAATGGCGGAAAACCTTGTCCACGCTGGAGTCAAGGTAACCCTAGTTGAGAAATTGCCACAGGTCATGGGTCCGGTTGATCCAGAAATGGCGGCGATCGTTGAGGATGAATTGAGGAAAAATGGCGTTGAGCTGATTCTTGGAGACGGTATCACTGACGTTCAAGAGAATGGCACAAAGGTTGTCCTAGAAAGCGGCAAAGTCCTTGATTCTGAATTAATCATCCTGTCAATCGGTGTCCGCCCAGAGAACAAGCTTGCAGCTGACTCTGGCCTTGAACTTGGAGAACGCGGCGGCATCAAGGTAAATGAATACCTGCAGACTTCTGACGAGTCCATATACGCAATGGGTGATGCAATCGAGGTTACCGACTATATCAATGGGCAGCCTACGATGATTCCGCTCGCATGGCCTGCAAACCGTCAGGCGCATATTGTCGGACATCATATAAACGGCCGCAAGATCGCCTATCCTGGTACACTGGGCACATCTATCGTAAAAGTATTTGAAATGACTGCTGCCACTACTGGTAACAGCGAAAAACTGCTGCGAAGACTGGGTATTCCATATGAAGTGGTGCACATCCACCCACTATCTCACGCTGGTTACTATCCTGGCGCAGAACAAATCTCTCTTAAAGTCATTTTCGACAGAGAGACTGGCAAGATCTTCGGTGCACAGGCAGTAGGTAAAGATGGTGTTGACAAGCGTATTGATGTTATTGCAACAGCAATCAAAGGCGGATTAAGCGTCTATGACCTTCAAGAGCTTGAGCTTGCATATGCACCGCCTTTCTCATCTGCAAAAGATCCAGTGAACATGGCTGGATATGTAGCTTCCAATATTGTTGACGGCACAATTGAAACAGTACAGCACTATGAGGTTGATGATTTGGTCAAAGACGGCGCTTTCCTGATTGACGTTCGCACAGAGAAAGAACACGCACAAGGCAAAATTGAAGGATCAAAGAACATCCCGCTTGATGACTTGCGCAAGCGCCTTGATGAGCTTCCAAAAGATGAAACGATCCTGATCACTTGCCAGGTTGGCCTGAGAGGATACCTAGCGTCCCGTATCCTTCAGCAAAACGGCTTCAAGGTCAAGAACCTGACTGGCGGCTATAAGACTTACTCTATCTTTAAAAACAAATTACAATAA
- a CDS encoding YajQ family cyclic di-GMP-binding protein, with protein MSKESSFDIVSKVEMSEVTNAISIAMKEIQNRYDFKGSKSEISLDKEELVLISDDEFKLDQLKDVLFSKMIKRGIPIKNLDYGKVERASGGTVRQRAKLVQGIDKENAKKINTIIKNSGLKVKSQVQDDQVRVTGKNRDDLQKIITAVKEADLTVDVQFVNYR; from the coding sequence ATGTCTAAAGAGAGCTCATTTGATATTGTATCCAAAGTTGAAATGTCTGAAGTCACGAATGCAATCAGCATCGCCATGAAAGAAATCCAGAATCGCTATGATTTTAAAGGAAGCAAAAGTGAAATTTCACTTGATAAAGAAGAACTTGTCCTCATTTCCGATGATGAATTTAAGCTTGACCAGTTGAAGGATGTACTATTCAGCAAGATGATCAAACGCGGCATTCCAATTAAGAATCTTGATTACGGTAAAGTAGAACGTGCTTCAGGCGGGACCGTTCGCCAAAGAGCAAAGCTCGTACAGGGAATCGACAAGGAGAATGCAAAGAAAATCAATACAATCATCAAAAACAGCGGCTTGAAGGTCAAGAGCCAGGTTCAGGATGACCAGGTTCGTGTTACAGGCAAGAACCGCGATGACCTTCAAAAAATCATAACTGCTGTCAAAGAAGCAGATCTTACTGTAGATGTGCAGTTCGTGAATTATCGTTAA
- a CDS encoding S1 RNA-binding domain-containing protein, with the protein MSLNEYTGQSLELTVARIVDFGYFLTDGEEDVLLHLNDTDRSFEEGDKVEVFLFVESRGRLAATTTIPKVKVGQYDWVPVVDVKEGIGIFLDIGISKDVLLGEEDLPVVKSVWPKEGDLLYITLRVNRNNMIYARMATDPVIQDISVKATRSDFNKNVHGYIYRTARVGSWMITAEGFKGFIHESQRRTEPRIGQKVEGRIIDVKQDGSVNISLLPRKLEALDEDAEKIMEYLELRNGAMPYHDKSMAEDIQERFGMSKGSFKRAMGRLMKEGKIYQEENWTYKKEK; encoded by the coding sequence ATGTCCTTGAACGAATATACAGGTCAGTCTTTGGAGCTGACAGTAGCAAGAATAGTTGATTTCGGGTATTTTTTAACGGACGGGGAGGAAGATGTGCTGCTCCATTTAAATGACACGGATCGATCATTTGAAGAAGGAGATAAGGTAGAAGTCTTTTTATTTGTGGAATCAAGAGGCAGGCTCGCTGCAACTACAACGATACCAAAAGTTAAGGTAGGACAATATGATTGGGTACCGGTTGTTGATGTCAAGGAAGGGATTGGCATATTCCTGGATATTGGCATCAGCAAGGATGTTCTGCTTGGTGAAGAAGATTTGCCAGTAGTGAAATCAGTCTGGCCAAAGGAAGGGGATTTGCTATATATCACACTGCGAGTGAATCGCAACAATATGATATACGCTCGAATGGCGACCGATCCTGTCATTCAGGATATCTCCGTCAAGGCTACAAGAAGCGACTTTAATAAAAATGTCCACGGATATATTTACCGGACAGCAAGAGTTGGCAGCTGGATGATCACAGCAGAGGGCTTTAAAGGTTTCATCCATGAATCACAGCGCCGCACAGAGCCGCGTATTGGCCAGAAGGTAGAGGGAAGGATCATTGATGTAAAACAGGATGGTTCTGTCAATATCTCTCTATTGCCGCGCAAGCTGGAAGCGTTGGATGAAGACGCAGAGAAAATCATGGAATATCTGGAGCTCCGCAATGGTGCCATGCCGTACCATGACAAGAGCATGGCCGAGGACATCCAGGAACGCTTCGGCATGAGCAAAGGCTCCTTCAAGCGGGCGATGGGCAGGCTGATGAAGGAAGGTAAGATCTATCAGGAAGAGAATTGGACTTATAAAAAAGAAAAATAG
- a CDS encoding DUF3941 domain-containing protein, translating into MPHTSDNDKKAKDNNALRHEKNMMREKNRKAGKNQYSKKTDHL; encoded by the coding sequence ATGCCACACACATCTGATAACGATAAAAAAGCAAAGGACAACAATGCCCTTCGCCATGAAAAAAATATGATGCGTGAAAAGAACCGCAAAGCAGGAAAGAACCAGTACTCCAAGAAAACAGATCACCTATAA
- a CDS encoding DegV family protein: MSVKIMADSACDLPLSFYEENDAILFPLKVHINDTEYEDLRTIQPKQVYDQIRAGNLPKTSQASPAGFKEVFTELAENKQDGIYIAFSSQLSGTYQTAVMIAQQVKEDYPDFNLSIIDTKCASLGYGLVVMEAARMAKENYSKDEIIEAVQFLSEHMEHLFTVDDLDHLAKGGRVSKASAFVGGLLNIKPLLNVEDGKLVPIEKIRGKKKLLRRIIEVMKERGAAFENQIVGISHADDFETATEMKNMILEELHARDVYISSIGAAVGSHTGPGTIAIFFLNKLPS, translated from the coding sequence ATGTCAGTAAAAATCATGGCTGACAGTGCATGTGATTTGCCATTGAGTTTTTATGAAGAAAATGATGCAATACTATTCCCGTTGAAGGTCCATATTAATGACACTGAATATGAGGACCTGCGAACGATCCAGCCAAAGCAAGTGTACGATCAAATCCGCGCTGGCAACCTTCCGAAAACCTCACAGGCTTCTCCTGCTGGTTTTAAAGAAGTATTTACGGAATTGGCCGAGAACAAGCAGGATGGAATATACATAGCTTTCTCTTCACAATTGTCAGGAACATATCAGACAGCCGTCATGATTGCACAGCAGGTCAAGGAGGACTATCCCGACTTCAACTTGTCGATCATCGATACAAAATGTGCTTCGCTTGGATATGGACTAGTTGTCATGGAAGCGGCCCGGATGGCTAAGGAGAATTATTCAAAGGATGAAATCATTGAAGCTGTCCAGTTCCTAAGCGAGCATATGGAGCATCTATTTACTGTAGACGACCTTGACCATCTTGCAAAAGGCGGACGCGTATCAAAGGCATCTGCTTTCGTAGGGGGCCTGTTGAATATCAAGCCACTGCTAAATGTGGAGGATGGAAAATTAGTTCCCATCGAAAAAATCCGCGGAAAGAAAAAGCTTCTTCGCAGGATTATTGAAGTCATGAAGGAACGCGGTGCGGCTTTTGAGAACCAAATTGTCGGCATCAGCCATGCAGATGATTTCGAAACAGCCACTGAGATGAAGAATATGATTCTTGAAGAGCTTCATGCAAGAGATGTATACATCTCTTCTATTGGCGCAGCTGTCGGCTCCCATACTGGACCAGGTACGATTGCTATTTTCTTCTTAAATAAACTGCCTTCATAA
- a CDS encoding YitT family protein — protein MVWLETKKIIIVVIGAFLNALSLNLFLIPANVYASGFTGIAQLVSSILGAFAPFTISTGILLLLLNIPVTILGWKKVGKSFTLYSFISVLLSSFFLEIIPVKEVSSDILLNAVFGGVIAALGVGLTLKWGASTGGMDIIAMVLSRMNDRPVGTYFFTLNGIIIMTAGFIFGWENALYTLVALYVSTRLIDAIHTRHEKLTAMIVTKKSDELKKAIHDKLVRGITLLPAKGAFSGEEKEMLIIVVTRYELYDLEHIIKEVDPHAFTNIVETAGIFGFFRRE, from the coding sequence ATGGTCTGGTTGGAAACAAAAAAAATCATCATCGTGGTGATTGGGGCATTCCTGAATGCTCTGTCACTGAATTTATTTCTAATTCCGGCGAATGTCTATGCCAGCGGCTTTACCGGGATCGCTCAGCTCGTTTCGAGCATACTTGGAGCCTTTGCACCATTTACTATTTCTACCGGTATTCTTCTATTATTATTGAATATTCCGGTAACAATTCTTGGCTGGAAGAAGGTAGGAAAATCATTCACGCTCTACAGTTTTATCTCCGTGCTGCTTTCATCATTCTTTCTTGAGATCATTCCGGTAAAAGAAGTATCGAGTGATATTTTGCTGAATGCCGTTTTTGGGGGAGTCATTGCAGCGTTAGGTGTTGGGCTGACCTTAAAATGGGGTGCTTCCACAGGGGGAATGGATATTATTGCAATGGTCCTGTCACGAATGAATGATCGTCCGGTTGGTACATATTTCTTTACTTTGAATGGCATCATTATAATGACAGCTGGCTTTATATTCGGCTGGGAAAACGCTCTTTATACTCTTGTCGCTCTCTATGTGTCCACACGGTTAATCGATGCCATCCATACACGACATGAGAAACTGACGGCGATGATTGTTACGAAGAAGTCAGATGAATTAAAGAAGGCCATCCATGACAAGCTTGTACGTGGTATCACGCTGCTGCCTGCCAAGGGAGCTTTTTCAGGAGAAGAGAAGGAAATGCTTATCATCGTCGTCACTAGGTATGAATTGTATGACCTCGAACACATCATCAAGGAAGTTGATCCACATGCATTTACCAATATTGTTGAGACAGCAGGGATCTTCGGATTTTTCCGGAGGGAGTAG